One stretch of Streptomyces sp. A2-16 DNA includes these proteins:
- the aceE gene encoding pyruvate dehydrogenase (acetyl-transferring), homodimeric type, with the protein MTDPNAIQPSELDQLPDRDPEETAEWQASLDAVAKAAGPHRAAYLMRRTLERAEGNGIALPKLLETDYVNTIPTAAEPSAPGDEEMERKITAWNRWNAAAMVTRGSKYGVGGHIATFASAAWLYETGFNHFFKGKEADGSGDQLYIQGHASPGIYARAFLDGRLDESQLDNFRRESGGNGLPSYPHPRRLPWLWEFPTVSMGLGPLSAIYQARFNRYLTARGIKDVSQSHVWAFLGDGEMDEPESTAALALASREGLDNLTFVINCNLQRLDGPVRANFKIVQELEAQFRGAGWNVVKSLWGNAWDELFQLDTTGALVRRLREVPDAQVQTYQTRDAAYIRQDFFGKDPALVEMAKLLSDDKILECFHLSRGGHEARKVYAAYKAAVEFKGAPTVILAQTVKGHTLGEGFASKNANHQMKKLSVDEFKTMRDLLELPISDSQFVDGVVPYGHPGADSPEVRYLQERRAALGGPAPARRVHPVAPLPAPAEKAFASFDKGSGSQNVATTMAFVRLIKDLVRDKETGKRWVPIVPDEARTFGMESLFPSLGIYSPKGQTYEPVDRDQLMYYKEAQNGQILNEGITEAGSMADFIAASTAYATHGEAMIPFYIFYSMFGWQRTADQMWQLGDQLGRGFLVGATAGRTTLTGEGLQHADGHSPVIAATNPAALTYDPAFAYEVAAIVKDGLRRMYGEAAPGEDPNVFYYLTVYNEPLPQPAKPSAPAVDEGIVKGLYRFNTAESAGLSPAANAARIQLLGSGTAIHWVLKAQRMLAEEWGVAADVWSATSWTELRRDALEADAGLLRGEERVPYVRQALHGAEGPVLAVSDYMRQVPDQIAQWVEQDWSSLGADGFGLSDTREGARRHFGVDAESVVVAALAQLARRGEVKATAVKEAREKYGL; encoded by the coding sequence ATGACCGACCCCAACGCCATCCAGCCGAGCGAGCTCGACCAGCTCCCCGACCGTGACCCCGAGGAGACCGCCGAATGGCAGGCCTCCCTGGACGCGGTCGCCAAGGCGGCCGGCCCGCACCGAGCCGCGTACCTGATGCGCCGCACGCTGGAGAGGGCGGAGGGCAACGGCATCGCGCTGCCGAAGCTCCTCGAGACGGACTACGTCAACACCATCCCCACCGCCGCCGAGCCGTCCGCGCCCGGTGACGAGGAGATGGAGCGGAAGATCACCGCGTGGAACCGCTGGAACGCGGCCGCGATGGTCACGCGCGGCTCCAAATACGGCGTCGGCGGCCACATCGCCACCTTCGCCTCCGCGGCCTGGCTCTACGAGACCGGCTTCAACCACTTCTTCAAGGGCAAGGAGGCCGACGGGTCCGGCGACCAGCTCTACATCCAGGGCCACGCCTCCCCCGGCATCTACGCCCGCGCCTTCCTCGACGGCCGGCTCGACGAGTCCCAGCTGGACAACTTCCGCCGCGAGTCGGGCGGCAACGGCCTCCCGTCGTACCCGCACCCCCGCCGCCTGCCCTGGCTGTGGGAGTTCCCGACGGTGTCGATGGGCCTCGGCCCGCTCTCCGCGATCTACCAGGCGCGTTTCAACCGCTACCTGACCGCCCGCGGCATCAAGGACGTCTCGCAGTCCCACGTCTGGGCCTTCCTCGGCGACGGCGAGATGGACGAGCCGGAGTCCACGGCGGCACTCGCACTCGCGAGCCGCGAGGGCCTCGACAACCTGACCTTCGTCATCAACTGCAACCTCCAGCGCCTCGACGGCCCGGTCCGCGCGAACTTCAAGATCGTGCAGGAGCTGGAGGCCCAGTTCCGCGGCGCCGGCTGGAACGTCGTCAAGTCGCTGTGGGGCAACGCCTGGGACGAGCTCTTCCAGCTCGACACCACGGGCGCGCTCGTACGGCGCCTGCGTGAGGTACCGGACGCGCAGGTCCAGACGTACCAGACGCGCGACGCCGCCTACATCCGCCAGGACTTCTTCGGCAAGGACCCGGCGCTCGTCGAGATGGCGAAGCTGCTGTCCGACGACAAGATCCTCGAGTGCTTCCACCTCTCCCGCGGTGGCCACGAGGCGCGCAAGGTGTACGCCGCCTACAAGGCCGCCGTCGAGTTCAAGGGCGCGCCGACCGTGATCCTGGCCCAGACGGTCAAGGGCCACACCCTCGGCGAGGGCTTCGCGTCGAAGAACGCCAACCACCAGATGAAGAAGCTGTCGGTGGACGAGTTCAAGACAATGCGCGACCTGCTCGAACTGCCCATCTCGGACAGCCAGTTCGTCGACGGCGTGGTCCCCTACGGCCACCCGGGCGCCGACTCCCCCGAGGTGCGCTACCTCCAGGAGCGCCGCGCGGCCCTGGGCGGCCCGGCCCCGGCCCGCCGTGTCCACCCCGTGGCCCCGCTGCCCGCCCCCGCCGAGAAGGCGTTCGCCTCCTTCGACAAGGGCTCCGGCTCCCAGAACGTCGCGACCACGATGGCCTTCGTCCGGCTCATCAAGGACCTGGTCCGCGACAAGGAGACGGGCAAGCGCTGGGTGCCGATCGTCCCCGACGAGGCGCGCACCTTCGGTATGGAGTCGCTGTTCCCCTCTCTCGGGATCTACTCCCCCAAGGGCCAGACGTACGAGCCGGTCGACCGCGACCAGCTGATGTACTACAAGGAGGCCCAGAACGGCCAGATCCTCAACGAGGGGATCACCGAGGCCGGTTCGATGGCCGACTTCATCGCCGCGTCCACCGCGTACGCGACGCACGGCGAGGCGATGATCCCGTTCTACATCTTCTACTCGATGTTCGGCTGGCAGCGCACGGCCGACCAGATGTGGCAGCTCGGCGACCAGCTGGGCCGCGGCTTCCTCGTCGGCGCCACGGCGGGCCGTACCACGCTGACGGGCGAGGGCCTGCAGCACGCCGACGGTCACTCGCCGGTCATCGCGGCGACCAACCCGGCGGCGCTGACGTACGACCCGGCGTTCGCCTACGAGGTCGCGGCGATCGTCAAGGACGGTCTGCGCCGCATGTACGGCGAGGCGGCACCCGGCGAGGACCCGAACGTCTTCTACTACCTGACGGTCTACAACGAGCCGCTTCCGCAGCCCGCCAAGCCGTCCGCCCCCGCCGTCGACGAAGGCATCGTCAAGGGCCTGTACCGCTTCAACACGGCCGAGTCGGCGGGCCTTTCGCCCGCCGCCAACGCCGCCCGCATCCAGCTGCTCGGCTCCGGCACGGCGATCCACTGGGTGCTGAAGGCACAGCGCATGCTGGCCGAGGAGTGGGGCGTGGCGGCCGATGTGTGGTCCGCGACCTCCTGGACGGAACTGCGCCGTGACGCGCTGGAGGCCGACGCCGGCCTGCTGCGCGGCGAGGAGCGGGTCCCGTACGTCCGTCAGGCCCTGCACGGCGCCGAGGGCCCGGTGCTCGCGGTCTCCGACTACATGCGCCAGGTCCCCGACCAGATCGCGCAGTGGGTCGAGCAGGACTGGTCCTCGCTGGGCGCGGACGGCTTCGGCCTCTCCGACACCCGCGAGGGCGCCCGCCGCCACTTCGGCGTCGACGCCGAGTCGGTCGTCGTCGCGGCCCTCGCCCAGCTGGCCCGCCGCGGCGAGGTCAAGGCGACTGCGGTGAAGGAAGCCCGGGAGAAGTACGGGCTGTAG